From one Stieleria sp. JC731 genomic stretch:
- the gltX gene encoding glutamate--tRNA ligase, with protein sequence MIRTRFAPSPTGYLHIGGVRTALFNWLLARQSGGQFILRIDDTDAGRNVNEALQPILDGFRWLGIDWDEGPEVGGPHGPYYQSQRVDLHKAAVVKLLQSGHAYRDYALPEEMQAERDAAAKRGERYFYDRQWMAEDDEAAAKYEAEGRQAVIRLKMPREGNCVIEDLVRGTVTVAWETEQDHVIARADGSPLYHLASVIDDHEFGITHVVRAEEHLPNTPRQIFILEALGYERPAFAHLPYVAEPGGTAKLSKRKLAKYLKNKDFADLLAHGQKIAERCKLETSEDTFNPVIVDFYRDIGFSAESLLNYLVLLGWSLDGEREKFTIKEMVEHFSLGRVTKSPASFDPQKLMAFQADHFADLPHETRLASVAPFAIAAGLVESGDDETLSQVVAAAGDRLKVAGDIIDFDYFFSDDLQYDEKAFQKRIAKPDDACDLLHGFREVVLRADKFDPEACETLLKGYCEQKEIKIGQIIHAVRVAATGSAVGFGMFDTLAILGPQTVADRIEKAVKNAADS encoded by the coding sequence ATGATACGCACTCGCTTTGCTCCCAGCCCCACCGGTTATCTACACATTGGCGGCGTACGAACCGCCCTCTTCAACTGGTTGTTGGCTCGACAGTCCGGCGGACAGTTCATCCTGCGGATTGACGATACCGACGCAGGTCGAAATGTAAACGAAGCACTACAGCCGATCCTCGACGGATTTCGCTGGTTAGGAATCGATTGGGACGAAGGCCCCGAAGTCGGCGGACCACATGGCCCCTATTATCAATCTCAGCGAGTCGATTTGCACAAAGCGGCAGTGGTCAAACTGCTGCAATCGGGTCATGCCTATCGCGATTACGCGCTTCCTGAAGAAATGCAGGCCGAGCGTGATGCGGCTGCCAAGCGAGGTGAACGTTACTTCTACGATCGGCAATGGATGGCCGAAGACGACGAAGCGGCTGCCAAATATGAAGCCGAAGGCCGACAGGCAGTCATTCGGCTCAAGATGCCTCGTGAAGGCAACTGCGTGATTGAAGACCTCGTTCGCGGTACGGTCACGGTCGCTTGGGAAACCGAACAAGATCATGTGATCGCTCGCGCCGACGGCAGCCCGCTGTACCACTTGGCAAGCGTGATCGATGACCATGAATTTGGGATCACCCATGTCGTCCGAGCCGAGGAACACCTGCCAAACACACCGCGGCAGATCTTCATCCTGGAAGCACTCGGATATGAGCGCCCCGCATTTGCTCACCTGCCCTACGTTGCCGAACCCGGCGGCACGGCAAAGCTGAGCAAACGCAAACTTGCCAAGTACCTCAAAAATAAAGACTTCGCGGACCTGCTCGCCCACGGCCAGAAAATTGCCGAGCGATGCAAGTTGGAAACCAGCGAGGATACGTTCAACCCCGTCATCGTTGACTTCTATCGTGACATTGGATTTTCAGCAGAATCGCTGTTGAACTATCTGGTGTTGCTTGGTTGGTCGCTGGATGGTGAACGCGAAAAATTCACCATCAAAGAAATGGTCGAACATTTCTCATTGGGACGGGTCACCAAGTCACCGGCCTCGTTCGACCCGCAAAAGCTGATGGCGTTCCAAGCGGATCATTTCGCTGACCTGCCTCACGAAACTCGGTTGGCTTCGGTCGCCCCATTCGCAATCGCGGCTGGACTAGTCGAATCCGGTGACGATGAAACGCTTTCTCAAGTTGTCGCAGCAGCGGGGGACCGTCTGAAGGTTGCCGGCGATATCATCGATTTTGACTACTTTTTTTCCGACGACCTTCAGTACGACGAAAAAGCCTTTCAAAAGCGGATCGCCAAACCAGACGACGCCTGTGATTTGCTGCATGGGTTTCGCGAAGTCGTTCTGAGGGCTGACAAATTCGACCCCGAAGCTTGCGAAACTCTGCTGAAAGGCTATTGCGAGCAAAAGGAAATCAAGATCGGTCAGATCATCCACGCCGTGAGGGTCGCCGCTACCGGATCGGCCGTCGGATTTGGAATGTTTGACACGCTCGCCATTCTCGGTCCTCAAACCGTGGCGGATCGCATCGAAAAGGCGGTCAAAAATGCCGCAGATTCTTGA
- a CDS encoding glutamine--tRNA ligase/YqeY domain fusion protein yields MNDTTRQSDSASSRPNKHFIEQAIDADLAAGKASGVFTRFPPEPNGYLHIGHAKSICLNFGLAKNYSGTCNLRFDDTNPSKEETEYVDSIMADVQWLGFQWDSLHYASDYFEQLYQWAEKLIADGKAYVCDLNAEETRQYRGSLTEPGKNSPHRDRTPEENLDLFRRMKAGEFPDGSRTLRAKIDMASPNLNLRDPVMYRIMHAHHHRTGDKWCIYPMYDWAHGQSDSIEGITFSICTLEFENHRPLYDWYCDALEIHHPRQMEFARLNMTYTVMSKRKLLQLVKENHVTGWDDPRMPTISGLRRRGYTPESIRNFAIDVGVAKFNSTIDVIRLENAVREHLNRVAPRRMVVFNPIKLTITNWPEGKVEMMDVGNNPEDESAGTRQVPFTGSLLIGDDDFREEAPRKFFRLKKGGSVRLRGGYIIDCQDVVKDSDGNITEVLCTYDPETKSGEDNSGRKVKGTIHWVSADEAVEVEVRNYDRLFAVENPDQADEGKTFLDNMNPNSLEVVKGYAEPEINSAEVEEHFQFERLGYYVVDRDSTSEKLVFNRIVPLRDSWGKMVATGKAN; encoded by the coding sequence ATGAATGACACGACACGCCAGAGCGATTCAGCATCCAGCCGCCCCAACAAACACTTTATCGAACAAGCGATTGACGCGGATCTGGCAGCCGGAAAGGCGTCCGGCGTCTTCACCCGGTTTCCACCGGAGCCCAATGGCTACCTTCACATTGGCCATGCAAAAAGCATCTGCTTAAATTTTGGGTTGGCGAAAAACTACTCTGGCACATGCAACTTGCGTTTTGACGATACCAACCCGTCAAAGGAAGAAACCGAATACGTCGACTCGATCATGGCTGACGTCCAGTGGCTGGGATTCCAGTGGGACTCGCTTCACTACGCCAGCGACTACTTCGAACAGCTTTATCAATGGGCCGAAAAGCTAATTGCGGACGGCAAGGCCTATGTTTGTGACTTAAACGCAGAAGAGACCCGTCAATATCGCGGATCGCTAACGGAGCCTGGCAAAAACAGTCCTCACCGCGATCGAACGCCAGAAGAAAACCTCGATCTGTTCCGCCGCATGAAGGCTGGCGAATTCCCTGATGGTAGCCGGACGCTACGGGCAAAGATCGACATGGCATCGCCCAATTTGAATCTTCGGGATCCGGTCATGTACCGGATCATGCATGCCCACCATCATCGCACCGGCGACAAGTGGTGCATCTATCCGATGTACGACTGGGCACACGGGCAAAGTGACTCGATCGAAGGAATCACGTTTTCGATTTGCACGTTGGAATTCGAAAACCATCGACCGCTCTACGATTGGTATTGCGATGCTCTGGAAATCCACCACCCACGACAAATGGAGTTCGCCCGTTTGAACATGACCTACACCGTCATGAGCAAACGTAAGCTGCTGCAACTGGTCAAAGAAAACCATGTCACCGGCTGGGATGATCCGCGAATGCCAACGATCAGCGGATTGCGTCGTCGCGGATACACTCCCGAATCGATCCGCAACTTCGCGATCGATGTCGGTGTTGCCAAATTCAACAGCACCATTGATGTCATCCGGCTTGAGAACGCCGTTCGTGAACACCTCAATCGTGTCGCTCCGCGACGGATGGTCGTTTTCAATCCGATCAAATTGACGATCACCAACTGGCCAGAAGGCAAAGTCGAAATGATGGATGTCGGCAACAACCCAGAAGACGAATCAGCAGGCACACGCCAAGTCCCATTCACGGGCAGCCTCCTGATCGGGGACGATGACTTCCGCGAAGAAGCCCCTCGAAAATTCTTCCGTTTAAAGAAAGGCGGTTCGGTTCGGCTCCGCGGTGGCTACATCATCGATTGCCAAGATGTCGTGAAAGACAGCGACGGCAACATCACAGAAGTCCTTTGCACCTACGACCCTGAAACCAAATCGGGTGAAGACAACTCTGGCCGGAAGGTCAAAGGCACGATCCATTGGGTTAGTGCTGATGAAGCCGTCGAAGTCGAAGTCCGTAATTACGACCGATTGTTTGCGGTCGAAAACCCTGACCAAGCGGACGAAGGCAAGACATTCCTCGACAACATGAATCCAAACTCGCTGGAAGTCGTTAAGGGATATGCGGAGCCTGAAATCAATTCAGCCGAAGTCGAAGAGCACTTCCAATTCGAACGACTGGGGTACTACGTGGTCGATCGTGATTCCACATCCGAGAAACTTGTCTTTAACCGAATCGTTCCCCTGCGTGATAGCTGGGGCAAGATGGTTGCGACCGGCAAAGCCAACTAG
- a CDS encoding cytochrome c, with translation MRKIFSVLTFAAIPAVAFVGGCNRGTENYKAEFEPNLVHAMKYQIKNEVSMDQALADTTWIINGMFGTPDEPKMPEVLSGEDFEDLVDMERLKKAAGPIADGSGLYRKHCVSCHGVTGNGRGENSAILDPYPRDYRMGLFKWKSTKRGAKPTRDDLVHVIGDGIDGTAMKKIPELSEEDVEALVDYVIYLSIRGEVERTIIDEAVFELDFEVDRILDTEFAERMKTEGESIRKQVEAWEEDGEDEESPVAKLAEKLEYYEDSIGLADELAEDIAGSWLDAEDDFVEVPDPPEDVPVPDSYEEFVQMQSGDEAEALTASVERGKAVFTGKIAGCNKCHGNSGKGDGQNKDYDDWTKDWTSRVGLKPEDLETLIPLMARGAMPPKNALPRNFTEGVFRGGSSREDLYRRITQGIEGSPMPAASTFVPGEYEKVDIWHLINFIRSLQESSDQPAAEMQAAK, from the coding sequence ATGCGAAAAATCTTCTCCGTCCTAACTTTCGCTGCTATCCCCGCCGTCGCGTTTGTCGGCGGATGTAATCGCGGCACCGAAAATTATAAGGCTGAATTCGAGCCTAATTTGGTGCACGCGATGAAGTATCAGATCAAGAACGAAGTCTCGATGGACCAAGCGCTTGCCGATACCACGTGGATCATCAACGGCATGTTTGGCACCCCGGACGAACCCAAGATGCCAGAGGTGCTTAGCGGAGAGGATTTCGAAGACCTCGTCGATATGGAACGCCTCAAAAAGGCGGCTGGCCCAATCGCCGACGGCAGTGGTCTCTACCGAAAGCATTGCGTTAGCTGCCATGGGGTCACGGGGAACGGTCGTGGTGAAAACTCCGCCATCCTTGATCCCTACCCACGCGACTATCGCATGGGACTATTCAAGTGGAAATCAACCAAGCGTGGCGCCAAGCCGACCCGTGATGACCTAGTTCATGTGATCGGTGATGGGATCGATGGCACCGCGATGAAGAAAATCCCTGAACTATCCGAAGAGGATGTCGAAGCACTCGTCGACTATGTCATTTATCTGTCGATCCGCGGCGAAGTTGAACGCACGATCATCGACGAAGCTGTATTCGAGCTTGATTTCGAAGTCGACCGTATTCTCGATACCGAATTTGCCGAACGCATGAAAACCGAAGGCGAATCGATTCGAAAGCAGGTCGAAGCTTGGGAGGAAGATGGCGAAGACGAGGAATCACCGGTGGCAAAGCTGGCTGAAAAGCTTGAGTACTACGAAGATTCGATCGGCTTGGCAGACGAACTTGCCGAGGACATCGCAGGTTCGTGGCTAGACGCCGAAGATGACTTTGTCGAAGTCCCCGATCCACCAGAAGACGTTCCCGTACCTGACTCCTACGAAGAGTTCGTGCAGATGCAATCCGGTGACGAAGCCGAAGCATTGACCGCGTCGGTGGAACGCGGCAAAGCCGTCTTCACCGGAAAAATTGCCGGCTGCAATAAATGCCACGGCAACTCGGGCAAAGGGGATGGCCAAAACAAAGACTACGACGACTGGACCAAAGATTGGACCTCGCGAGTTGGCTTGAAACCAGAGGACCTGGAAACCTTGATCCCGCTGATGGCACGGGGCGCGATGCCGCCGAAAAATGCTTTGCCGCGGAACTTCACCGAAGGCGTATTCCGTGGCGGTAGCTCGCGAGAAGACCTATACCGTCGGATCACACAAGGTATTGAAGGGTCACCGATGCCGGCGGCCAGCACCTTCGTTCCTGGCGAATACGAAAAAGTCGACATCTGGCACCTGATCAACTTCATTCGGTCGCTTCAAGAATCTTCCGATCAGCCTGCTGCCGAGATGCAGGCGGCTAAATAG
- a CDS encoding chemotaxis protein CheW, protein MTNRSRIENLSDKHCMFRCGDAIFALPATTVREVTIMPNIVPVPLSHPSLFGIGNLRSEFLPVIDLEPIVGDQARRQNHTGQLIIVENPLGDWAIAIDKVIAIDGIETHIDAAQRNDNSANFMLGTATYQSKVISVLDVHGLQRIAQQTLENQWSRTDSPWSVAHSIAT, encoded by the coding sequence ATGACCAATCGATCTCGCATCGAGAACCTTAGCGATAAACACTGCATGTTTCGTTGTGGTGATGCGATTTTTGCATTGCCCGCGACGACAGTTCGCGAAGTCACCATCATGCCGAACATCGTCCCGGTTCCTCTTAGCCATCCGTCACTGTTCGGGATCGGAAACTTGCGAAGTGAGTTTTTACCGGTGATCGACCTGGAGCCCATCGTTGGGGATCAGGCGAGACGACAGAACCATACCGGCCAGTTAATTATCGTTGAAAACCCACTCGGTGATTGGGCTATCGCTATCGACAAAGTGATCGCAATCGACGGAATCGAAACACACATCGACGCCGCTCAACGTAACGACAACTCCGCAAACTTCATGCTCGGCACCGCGACTTATCAAAGCAAAGTCATCAGCGTCTTGGACGTTCATGGACTGCAACGTATCGCCCAGCAAACCTTGGAAAACCAATGGTCGCGTACCGATTCACCCTGGTCCGTCGCCCATTCGATCGCGACCTAA
- a CDS encoding dockerin type I domain-containing protein: MPRNVRSTSQRFERLEHRHLMAAAPMEIYAMEIVNLMRQDPPAFADVLDQMRSNQAGEGHGFANTDPVWQDLREAIEIGFMPSNVPAALELLRGTDPLPPLTWEDSLYAESSNHNNWMQTTCFAHSTPENSSASGCLGQLPGLTYNPSRAASQPDYIGDSTLGEWSSGAFNENIGYQSGPTMPHTRDAYQVGSDDHRQRQAYYDIVSFVLEFNSGSLGHLEALLHPRRDAIGIAYATLDGFSIFSSDTNFLATHTLSRNASVGAYLTGIAYDDTDNNGLFDLGEQSSGCISVTPVNSSTTTQYCSSDDEVGLLSQFLPVGDYWIDGGVTRKLIQLVYQSQNQNIDVSAMLKQESLFDVGYAAVQPELVSGTHTIPAGTGYVTMMIVAETDATIQIEYDAGLNDQVWITTPDRIEVGSRDGNQVNATLEAGAQYVVIAGSIDQASQLHITTTGSVNSQLTNLFDSADVDQSGTATPIDALVVINQLAIQFGSDLPLTSRYYLDTNGDGVLTPRDALFVLNAIAIRQSESTSSIQVAESEMDSSQSIQSFSATNKSTREQMIDHWMTDLGTLF; encoded by the coding sequence ATGCCCAGAAACGTTCGCTCGACGAGTCAACGGTTTGAGCGTCTTGAGCACCGTCATTTGATGGCGGCTGCTCCCATGGAAATCTATGCCATGGAAATCGTCAATCTGATGCGTCAAGATCCGCCTGCCTTTGCGGATGTTCTCGATCAGATGCGATCGAATCAAGCCGGGGAAGGACATGGCTTTGCCAACACCGACCCGGTTTGGCAAGACTTGCGTGAGGCGATCGAAATCGGATTCATGCCCTCAAATGTTCCAGCGGCTCTCGAATTGCTCCGGGGCACCGATCCTTTGCCACCGCTGACTTGGGAAGATTCACTTTATGCCGAGTCCAGCAACCACAACAACTGGATGCAGACGACCTGCTTTGCTCACAGCACTCCTGAAAATTCAAGCGCGTCAGGCTGTTTGGGACAATTGCCAGGGCTGACTTACAACCCGTCTCGCGCGGCAAGCCAACCAGATTACATCGGAGACAGCACACTCGGGGAATGGAGCAGCGGCGCATTTAACGAGAACATTGGCTACCAATCGGGGCCAACAATGCCACACACTCGCGATGCGTATCAAGTCGGTTCGGATGACCACCGTCAAAGGCAAGCTTACTATGACATTGTCAGTTTCGTATTGGAATTCAATTCGGGATCGCTAGGGCACCTGGAAGCTCTGCTTCATCCTCGGCGTGACGCGATCGGAATCGCGTATGCAACGCTTGACGGGTTCAGCATCTTCTCATCCGATACGAACTTCTTGGCAACACACACATTGTCAAGGAATGCGAGTGTCGGTGCGTACCTGACAGGCATCGCCTACGACGATACCGATAACAATGGCTTGTTTGATCTAGGCGAGCAGTCCAGCGGTTGCATTTCGGTGACGCCGGTCAACAGTTCAACCACCACACAGTACTGCAGCTCTGACGACGAAGTCGGCCTACTGTCGCAGTTCCTTCCCGTCGGAGACTACTGGATCGACGGTGGCGTCACGCGAAAACTGATTCAGCTGGTGTACCAATCCCAGAATCAAAACATTGATGTCAGCGCGATGCTGAAACAAGAATCACTTTTTGACGTGGGGTATGCTGCAGTTCAACCGGAGTTGGTCTCCGGCACACACACAATTCCAGCCGGAACAGGCTATGTCACAATGATGATTGTCGCTGAAACCGACGCGACGATCCAAATTGAATACGACGCGGGACTGAACGACCAAGTTTGGATCACGACACCAGATCGAATCGAAGTCGGATCACGAGACGGGAATCAAGTTAACGCAACACTTGAAGCCGGCGCGCAGTACGTCGTCATAGCGGGTTCTATAGACCAAGCTAGCCAGCTACATATCACGACAACAGGAAGTGTCAATTCGCAACTGACCAATCTATTTGACTCCGCTGATGTCGACCAATCGGGCACCGCGACGCCGATTGATGCCCTCGTCGTGATCAATCAGCTTGCGATCCAGTTCGGATCCGATCTCCCGCTGACATCGCGTTACTATTTAGATACCAATGGCGACGGGGTCTTAACGCCCCGCGACGCTTTGTTCGTCTTGAACGCGATCGCGATCCGTCAAAGCGAAAGCACCAGCAGCATCCAAGTTGCCGAATCAGAAATGGATTCGTCTCAGTCGATTCAGTCGTTTTCCGCTACAAACAAATCTACTCGCGAGCAAATGATCGATCATTGGATGACCGATCTTGGCACGCTGTTTTAA
- a CDS encoding aminotransferase class I/II-fold pyridoxal phosphate-dependent enzyme, whose translation MTRHDWQDFQEPLSQLQSQSRFRKLVPRTSDGVLIQQPDGRRLINFGSNDYLGLAMENRGQQRSETCSGAGASALVCGWTRQHEQLAANLAAFEQTESAVLFPSGFAACSGTIATLCREGDLILSDRLNHASLIDGCRLSRAECLVYPHRDVDFIATTLQQKRSQYKRVWIVSEAVFSMDGHVAPLIDLVDVAERFEATMIVDEAHGTGVLGEHLSGACEEFDVKDRIAIRLGTLSKAIGSQGGFVVGPKIISDYLVNHCRPLIFSTALSPLAVDAAAHFFRIRDELKSRRSIVCQHSQRLRAALGRTSDPIETKVPIVPIVVGSDSDAMQLSDLLLQQGFYVPAIRPPTVPEGTSRLRVSLSAAHQSEMLDRLINVLKSRIS comes from the coding sequence ATGACTCGTCATGACTGGCAAGACTTTCAAGAACCGCTGTCTCAGTTGCAAAGCCAGTCGCGTTTCCGAAAGCTGGTGCCGCGTACTTCCGACGGAGTTTTGATTCAGCAACCCGATGGTCGTCGCCTGATCAACTTTGGATCGAATGACTATCTTGGGCTAGCGATGGAAAATCGAGGCCAGCAGCGATCAGAAACTTGTAGCGGTGCGGGTGCGAGTGCACTGGTCTGCGGCTGGACTCGGCAGCACGAACAACTGGCCGCCAATCTTGCAGCATTTGAACAGACGGAAAGCGCTGTCCTGTTTCCAAGTGGCTTTGCAGCGTGCAGCGGCACGATCGCGACGCTTTGCCGCGAAGGCGATCTGATCCTGAGTGACCGTCTAAATCATGCGTCATTGATTGACGGTTGTCGCTTGAGTCGCGCAGAATGCTTGGTCTATCCACATCGTGACGTCGACTTTATTGCAACGACTTTGCAGCAAAAGCGTTCACAATACAAACGTGTTTGGATCGTAAGCGAAGCGGTCTTCAGTATGGATGGCCATGTGGCTCCACTAATTGACTTGGTCGATGTTGCCGAACGATTCGAAGCCACCATGATCGTCGATGAAGCTCATGGAACAGGTGTGTTGGGCGAACACCTTTCGGGAGCCTGTGAAGAGTTTGATGTGAAAGACCGGATAGCGATACGCCTCGGCACGCTTAGCAAAGCAATTGGCAGCCAGGGAGGTTTCGTTGTCGGCCCCAAGATCATTTCAGACTATTTAGTCAATCATTGCCGGCCACTGATCTTCAGCACCGCGCTGTCTCCACTAGCGGTCGATGCGGCGGCCCATTTTTTTAGAATCCGAGACGAGTTGAAATCGCGCAGGTCCATCGTCTGTCAGCATTCCCAGCGACTCAGAGCCGCCTTGGGACGAACCAGCGATCCGATTGAAACCAAGGTCCCGATCGTCCCTATCGTTGTCGGCTCAGACTCCGATGCCATGCAGCTTTCGGATTTGCTTCTCCAGCAAGGCTTCTACGTCCCTGCCATCCGTCCGCCAACCGTCCCTGAGGGAACCTCGCGACTTCGCGTTTCCTTGTCCGCGGCTCATCAGTCAGAAATGTTGGACCGACTGATCAACGTTTTGAAGTCCAGAATCTCATAA
- a CDS encoding PleD family two-component system response regulator, producing the protein MTATQPSANAPDRSTASPQETHTVLVADDSMTVLRLIDRTLREAGYRVLLAEDGRQAVSCALTEHPDLVVLDINMPELDGYGVCHELLANPTWESRTPVIFLTSAEEPHLSVLGEELGAFLSKPTEPELLLKTVATLISQRANAR; encoded by the coding sequence ATGACCGCTACGCAACCGTCGGCCAATGCGCCCGACCGGTCCACCGCTAGCCCACAAGAAACGCACACGGTTCTTGTCGCCGACGACAGCATGACCGTGCTTCGTTTGATCGATCGCACTTTGCGTGAAGCGGGCTATCGAGTGCTGCTAGCCGAGGACGGTCGCCAAGCCGTTTCTTGTGCATTAACCGAGCACCCAGATCTGGTTGTCTTGGACATCAACATGCCCGAGTTAGATGGGTATGGGGTCTGTCACGAATTGTTGGCCAACCCGACATGGGAAAGCCGCACTCCAGTGATCTTCCTGACCAGTGCCGAAGAACCTCACCTATCCGTTTTAGGTGAAGAACTCGGCGCCTTTTTGTCCAAACCAACAGAACCTGAATTGCTGCTGAAGACAGTCGCCACATTGATCAGCCAAAGAGCAAACGCCCGTTAA